One region of Candidatus Electrothrix rattekaaiensis genomic DNA includes:
- the lepA gene encoding translation elongation factor 4 → MKNIRNFSVIAHIDHGKSTLSDRMIQLCGLVTDREFKDQLLDSMDIERERGITIKSQTICLPYTAADGQEYALNLVDTPGHVDFSYEVSRALAACEGALLLVDAAQGIEAQTLANLYLAMENDLEIIPVINKIDLPAAEPEKVADEIEEDLGLDGEIIQKCSAKTGVGVKDILEAIVTHLPPPEGDPDKPLECMIFDANYDPYRGTVISVRIINGTLRTGDQIYFMHNKTEHRVEELGQFLLRRTPRKSLSAGQVGYIIAGVKTVSDTKPGDTITHKDRPCPAPLPGFQEVQQVVFSSVYPISTDEYEDLGAALEKLKLNDAALTFQKDTSAALGFGFRCGFLGLLHLEVVQERLEREFDISLILTVPSVRYQMELQDGTELTVDNPSHFPDPGAIARIEEPFIKATILIPERYMGVVMNLCMERRGENTNYHYPMPGRIEFTCELPLAEVIYDFYDKLKSVTQGYGSFDYEMIDYRPSDLVKLDILVNGERVDALSQLTHRDRSRERGLKACESLKEEIPRQMFKIAIQAAIGGTVVARTNVAALRKDVTAKCYGGDISRKRKLLEKQKAGKKRMKTVGNVDIPQSAFLSVLKSEQ, encoded by the coding sequence ATGAAAAACATACGTAACTTCAGTGTAATCGCCCATATTGACCACGGCAAGTCCACCCTGTCCGACCGGATGATCCAGCTTTGCGGACTGGTCACGGATCGAGAATTCAAAGACCAGCTTCTCGATAGTATGGACATCGAACGGGAGCGGGGTATCACCATCAAGAGTCAAACTATCTGCCTTCCTTACACCGCAGCGGACGGGCAGGAATATGCCCTGAATCTGGTCGACACTCCGGGCCATGTGGATTTCAGCTACGAGGTTTCCAGGGCCTTGGCTGCCTGCGAGGGTGCCCTCTTGCTCGTTGATGCGGCCCAGGGCATTGAGGCCCAGACCCTGGCCAATCTTTATCTGGCTATGGAGAATGATCTGGAAATCATCCCGGTGATCAACAAGATTGACCTGCCAGCTGCGGAACCGGAAAAGGTGGCTGATGAAATTGAGGAGGATTTGGGCCTGGATGGTGAGATTATCCAAAAATGCTCGGCCAAAACTGGCGTAGGCGTGAAAGATATCCTGGAGGCCATTGTCACCCATCTGCCGCCGCCTGAAGGCGACCCTGACAAACCTCTTGAATGCATGATCTTTGATGCCAACTATGACCCCTACCGGGGCACGGTCATTTCGGTGCGCATCATCAACGGTACCCTCCGTACCGGCGACCAGATCTATTTTATGCATAACAAGACCGAGCACAGGGTGGAAGAGCTGGGCCAGTTTCTCCTCCGGCGCACCCCGCGCAAGAGCCTGAGCGCAGGTCAGGTCGGCTATATTATTGCTGGCGTAAAAACGGTTTCCGACACCAAGCCCGGCGACACCATCACCCATAAGGACAGACCCTGCCCTGCCCCGCTGCCCGGTTTTCAGGAAGTGCAGCAGGTGGTCTTTTCCTCGGTCTACCCAATTTCCACGGATGAGTACGAGGATCTAGGTGCGGCCCTAGAAAAGCTCAAGCTCAACGATGCAGCCCTGACTTTTCAGAAAGATACCTCTGCGGCCCTAGGTTTTGGGTTCCGTTGCGGCTTTCTCGGCCTGCTCCATCTGGAAGTGGTCCAGGAGCGACTGGAACGGGAGTTCGATATCTCCCTGATCCTCACCGTGCCCTCGGTCCGCTATCAAATGGAACTCCAGGACGGTACAGAATTGACAGTGGACAACCCTTCCCATTTTCCTGATCCCGGTGCTATCGCCAGGATTGAAGAACCCTTTATCAAGGCGACCATCCTGATCCCGGAACGCTACATGGGCGTGGTCATGAATCTCTGCATGGAGCGGCGGGGCGAGAACACCAACTACCACTACCCCATGCCGGGCCGGATCGAATTCACCTGCGAACTGCCCCTGGCCGAGGTGATCTATGATTTTTACGATAAGCTGAAATCCGTGACCCAGGGCTACGGCTCCTTTGACTACGAAATGATTGACTACCGACCCAGTGATCTGGTCAAGCTGGATATCCTGGTCAACGGCGAGCGGGTGGATGCCCTGTCCCAGCTCACCCATCGGGATCGTTCCCGTGAACGTGGCCTCAAGGCCTGTGAAAGTCTGAAAGAAGAGATTCCGCGCCAGATGTTCAAGATCGCTATCCAAGCGGCCATAGGTGGCACCGTCGTTGCCCGAACCAATGTTGCGGCTTTGCGTAAGGATGTGACTGCGAAATGCTACGGTGGTGATATTTCTCGTAAGCGGAAGCTGCTGGAGAAACAGAAGGCGGGCAAGAAGCGGATGAAGACGGTGGGTAATGTGGATATTCCTCAGTCTGCGTTTTTGTCGGTTTTGAAGTCGGAGCAGTGA
- a CDS encoding ATP-binding protein, with protein MIRGGIGGKLGDRYEAKWLVRIAMEVLAGKADWLHFEGVESAFRGFEFAIGRKEITEWHQTKINSPQGNWTINALKKEGILKAFADRLAADEHARCFFVSQDNAKDFRTLTEKAQLANSCEEYQDILKKKKELFRQLQAEWNSSDELSFDWLKRSQVEMIPERELDSFTESYGDLYFHQGGKSAFPNLRDLLERHFNKKLTTEGLRKAVKEQGILQFKEWAFDPSIPQRLQEETEAYLGTYTPFGMDGETIPRTQADQILDELRKSDSPELILLTGVAGSGKSGVIRSVIQHLREAEVPYLAFRVDQHLDCATREELGERLTGRKESPVSTLKGTFPEETSVLIIDQVDAVSDVSGRDGQVKEVLFRLIRDADIFGGIKIIAACRTFDFDSDARIKELQQKELTKKIEVPLLDWKSEVEPLLRNKKIDTSRFSQPQRDLLCLPVNLAVFLEIDEPELAFHSCANLHEELIKKKQRQLPKGLQWSLVQPLSSICEWMSKRQKLSASVVVLDDFPGAADILSHEGLIVSSRGQVNFFHESFFDHIYARSFLKNEQSMVEWLTTTEQHLFRRTQVRQILEALRRNDDQRYVEELASLLHSERIRFHMKAAICQWLGSIDEPTEEEWQIISRLDDQDGAFPLLFRHAVFSIHAARVDLLNRKKWIEQQLAHDNQERVESIFSWLSFIAEKRPAEIAAILRSWWGDNPQRAERLLGWFRFAHWRKPAEFCGPLLDLCEEIIRSHPAVLFQQQDDHFLFSILNDWANELPELGGRILQVVFNAWFAAYPGKLPFGDKEFKIIEGHDSHALAEFVEKAPVEFLAVATEFLVHCVNIVVTEGRNSRGWWDFKHRTTSEHHYKSDGFLSIYRKALKKVAQQQPVEAEKYLQQLDPYKHECLMHLHLEAIQANPKELGNRLPSLARNRLVFNAGYDGADWLSFAHACKAAFPFLESKERLQIEKDISNYFPEIKYDLSRSRYEQWCIFENIEESLLSLETTALLEQLQRKFRNEKIEEPNNFKMQKIKAPISTDQCARMKDSHWLSAIKKYCISNNKIEEYRIHELARNLEAEASKNPVRFARLCFHIPKEANSLYIEYVILGLAKAEELPDDLIVQVIIFVHYHHLRYFGSSIATLIKKHPALAANSEILDILIWYALNGTVIKDNTAEEERIKNETYSIEHIIGKRSLSYQCDLTGERGAAWEALSVVLHEFPQTEDRIWEALEEAFEKEPLVSVRCTIIRVLGQLYNINKDRFTVAIKKLIVLPVTTSCNADHMRLSPLISHTGINLFPYMFHWLPDVAKELTAALLKSEDETKELIGAWLIFGQSFRNDEYIEQAEQLATRSVNHRRLLADVVADVLTWTENRRRAEQLLKEFFFDEDKQVREQATHVFRKIRGEEIERCRELAEQFVQSPAISERSFSFLHMLQDASCDVLDLVIGAAERLITVIEEEGDYDRRIERDVHYLNDLLKREYASSEKNAEVRKRLLDVIDRMLSHNIYGVDSIVSAHDRW; from the coding sequence ATGATACGAGGAGGCATTGGAGGCAAACTGGGTGACCGCTACGAAGCCAAATGGCTGGTTCGGATTGCTATGGAAGTGCTTGCCGGCAAAGCAGACTGGCTGCACTTTGAAGGGGTTGAATCCGCGTTCCGAGGTTTTGAATTCGCAATTGGCAGGAAAGAAATCACTGAATGGCATCAGACCAAGATTAACTCCCCGCAAGGCAACTGGACAATCAATGCTCTGAAAAAGGAAGGTATTCTTAAAGCCTTTGCGGATCGTTTAGCAGCGGATGAACATGCCCGCTGTTTTTTTGTCTCGCAGGATAATGCCAAGGACTTCAGAACGCTGACGGAAAAGGCGCAACTTGCCAACTCTTGTGAGGAATACCAGGATATCCTTAAAAAAAAGAAGGAGCTGTTTCGGCAACTACAGGCAGAATGGAATTCGTCTGATGAGCTGTCTTTTGACTGGCTCAAGCGAAGCCAAGTTGAAATGATTCCCGAAAGAGAGCTGGATTCCTTCACCGAATCCTATGGCGACCTGTATTTTCACCAAGGCGGCAAGAGTGCATTTCCGAATTTGCGTGATCTTCTTGAAAGACATTTCAACAAGAAGCTGACCACGGAAGGGCTACGCAAGGCTGTCAAAGAGCAGGGCATTCTTCAGTTTAAAGAATGGGCCTTTGATCCGTCCATTCCGCAGCGTTTACAGGAAGAGACAGAAGCATATCTCGGAACCTACACGCCTTTCGGCATGGACGGTGAGACAATCCCACGGACTCAGGCCGACCAGATTCTTGATGAGCTGCGCAAATCCGACAGCCCGGAACTGATCCTGTTGACCGGCGTTGCCGGTTCAGGCAAATCCGGGGTCATCCGCAGCGTGATTCAGCACCTGCGCGAAGCCGAAGTTCCGTATCTTGCCTTCAGGGTTGATCAGCATTTGGATTGCGCCACCAGAGAAGAGCTGGGCGAACGGCTGACAGGCCGGAAAGAAAGTCCGGTCAGCACCTTAAAGGGAACTTTTCCAGAGGAAACTTCGGTGCTGATCATAGATCAGGTGGATGCAGTCAGCGATGTTTCCGGTCGTGACGGGCAGGTGAAAGAGGTTCTCTTTCGCCTGATACGCGATGCCGATATTTTTGGCGGCATCAAAATTATTGCTGCGTGCAGAACCTTTGATTTTGACAGCGATGCACGAATCAAAGAGCTGCAACAAAAGGAACTAACCAAAAAGATAGAAGTTCCTCTGCTTGATTGGAAAAGCGAGGTTGAACCGCTACTGCGGAATAAGAAGATTGACACCTCGCGTTTCAGCCAGCCGCAACGTGACCTGCTTTGCCTGCCGGTCAATCTTGCCGTTTTCCTGGAGATTGATGAACCGGAGCTTGCCTTTCATTCCTGCGCAAATCTGCACGAAGAGCTGATTAAGAAAAAACAACGCCAACTGCCCAAGGGTTTGCAATGGTCTTTGGTGCAGCCATTGAGCAGCATCTGTGAATGGATGAGTAAGCGGCAGAAGTTGAGTGCGTCTGTTGTTGTGCTCGACGATTTTCCCGGTGCGGCGGATATTCTCTCCCATGAAGGTCTGATTGTTTCTTCCCGTGGTCAGGTCAACTTCTTTCATGAGAGTTTCTTTGACCACATCTATGCCCGGTCATTTTTAAAAAATGAGCAAAGCATGGTCGAATGGTTGACCACAACGGAGCAGCATCTTTTCCGCCGAACACAAGTGCGCCAGATTTTGGAAGCATTGCGGAGAAATGATGATCAGCGGTACGTAGAAGAGCTTGCCTCGCTCCTGCACAGTGAGCGCATCCGTTTTCATATGAAAGCGGCCATCTGTCAATGGTTGGGTTCTATTGATGAGCCGACGGAAGAGGAATGGCAGATTATTTCCCGCCTTGATGATCAGGACGGAGCGTTTCCTCTCCTGTTCCGTCACGCTGTTTTCTCCATTCATGCTGCTCGGGTTGATCTACTCAACAGGAAAAAATGGATTGAGCAACAGCTTGCGCATGACAATCAGGAGCGGGTGGAGAGCATCTTTTCCTGGCTGTCGTTCATTGCCGAGAAACGACCGGCTGAAATTGCAGCAATCCTGCGTTCATGGTGGGGTGATAATCCGCAACGAGCTGAACGACTTCTGGGTTGGTTTCGCTTTGCCCATTGGAGAAAGCCTGCTGAATTCTGCGGTCCTTTGCTTGATCTCTGCGAAGAAATTATCCGTTCGCATCCGGCAGTTCTCTTTCAACAGCAGGATGATCATTTCCTCTTTTCGATTCTGAACGATTGGGCAAACGAGCTTCCTGAATTAGGTGGGAGGATTCTTCAGGTTGTCTTCAATGCGTGGTTTGCTGCCTATCCGGGCAAGCTGCCTTTCGGTGATAAAGAGTTTAAGATTATCGAAGGTCACGACAGTCATGCGCTTGCAGAGTTTGTTGAAAAAGCACCTGTAGAATTTCTCGCAGTGGCAACAGAATTCCTTGTCCACTGTGTTAATATTGTGGTTACGGAAGGGAGAAATAGTAGAGGATGGTGGGATTTTAAACACAGGACAACATCAGAACATCATTATAAATCTGATGGATTTCTCAGTATTTACCGAAAGGCTCTCAAAAAAGTTGCGCAGCAGCAACCGGTTGAGGCGGAAAAATATCTTCAGCAACTTGATCCGTACAAACATGAGTGCTTGATGCACCTGCATCTGGAAGCAATCCAGGCTAACCCGAAAGAACTTGGTAACCGTCTGCCCAGTCTTGCCCGAAATAGGCTGGTTTTTAACGCTGGCTATGATGGCGCAGACTGGCTTTCCTTTGCCCATGCCTGCAAGGCAGCCTTTCCTTTTCTGGAGTCAAAAGAACGATTGCAGATTGAAAAAGATATTTCCAATTATTTCCCTGAAATCAAGTATGATTTGTCTCGGTCAAGGTATGAACAATGGTGCATTTTTGAAAACATAGAAGAATCTCTGCTAAGTCTGGAGACCACAGCTTTGCTTGAGCAGCTCCAACGAAAATTTCGCAATGAGAAAATTGAAGAGCCGAACAATTTTAAGATGCAGAAGATAAAAGCCCCTATTTCTACGGATCAATGCGCCCGCATGAAAGACAGCCATTGGTTGTCGGCAATTAAAAAATACTGCATAAGTAACAACAAAATAGAAGAGTACCGAATACATGAATTAGCAAGAAATTTGGAGGCGGAGGCAAGTAAAAACCCTGTCAGGTTTGCAAGACTATGTTTTCATATCCCAAAAGAAGCAAATAGCCTTTATATAGAGTACGTTATTCTTGGTCTTGCCAAAGCCGAAGAACTGCCTGATGATCTGATAGTTCAAGTCATAATTTTTGTTCATTATCATCATCTTAGATATTTCGGCAGCAGCATAGCCACGTTGATCAAAAAGCATCCTGCTCTTGCTGCCAACTCGGAAATACTGGATATTTTGATTTGGTATGCTCTGAATGGAACTGTCATTAAAGACAATACTGCTGAAGAAGAAAGGATAAAAAACGAAACATACAGCATAGAACACATTATAGGAAAACGATCTCTTTCTTATCAATGCGATCTTACCGGAGAGCGCGGAGCGGCTTGGGAAGCTTTAAGCGTAGTTCTCCATGAGTTCCCTCAAACAGAAGATCGAATATGGGAAGCTCTGGAAGAAGCTTTTGAGAAAGAACCGTTAGTCAGTGTCCGTTGCACTATAATCAGAGTTCTTGGTCAGTTATACAACATAAATAAAGACAGGTTTACCGTCGCAATTAAAAAGCTGATAGTTCTGCCAGTTACGACTTCATGCAATGCAGACCATATGCGCCTTTCCCCGCTGATCTCCCATACCGGAATCAATCTCTTCCCGTATATGTTCCACTGGCTGCCGGACGTAGCCAAAGAACTTACAGCAGCATTGCTGAAAAGCGAAGATGAAACAAAAGAACTGATCGGCGCATGGCTTATTTTCGGACAAAGTTTCAGAAATGACGAGTATATTGAACAGGCGGAACAGCTTGCCACCCGCAGTGTCAATCATCGCCGCCTGCTTGCTGACGTTGTCGCTGATGTGCTAACGTGGACGGAGAACCGAAGGCGGGCGGAGCAATTACTCAAGGAATTTTTCTTTGATGAGGACAAACAGGTTCGCGAGCAAGCCACTCATGTTTTTAGAAAAATCCGGGGCGAAGAAATTGAACGATGCCGGGAGTTGGCTGAACAGTTTGTGCAATCTCCAGCCATTTCAGAGCGTAGTTTCAGCTTTCTGCATATGTTGCAAGATGCCTCCTGTGATGTGCTTGATCTGGTCATTGGAGCAGCGGAACGACTCATCACGGTTATTGAGGAGGAAGGCGATTACGACAGAAGGATAGAGAGAGATGTTCATTACCTGAACGACCTGCTGAAACGGGAGTATGCTTCCTCTGAAAAAAACGCTGAAGTACGAAAGAGGCTACTTGATGTGATAGACAGGATGCTCTCGCATAACATCTACGGTGTTGACAGCATTGTGTCCGCTCATGATCGTTGGTGA
- a CDS encoding type II toxin-antitoxin system prevent-host-death family antitoxin, translated as MLEVTVKEAPAKLRKLLKQVEHGQHVLLTRRGKEVACLVPPREKRRLPSLKEFRRTITVPGQGLSAAVLAARDEER; from the coding sequence ATGCTTGAAGTAACTGTAAAAGAAGCTCCCGCAAAACTGAGAAAACTGCTCAAGCAGGTTGAACACGGCCAGCATGTTCTCCTGACCAGACGGGGGAAGGAAGTGGCCTGTCTGGTACCTCCCCGAGAAAAACGCCGTCTGCCGAGCTTGAAAGAATTCCGTCGGACAATTACAGTTCCGGGACAAGGACTGAGTGCCGCTGTCTTGGCGGCACGGGACGAAGAGCGATAG
- a CDS encoding glycosyltransferase family 2 protein produces MELSIVIPCLNESETLEICIQKALNFLRRHNIDGEVIVADNGSIDGSLDIAQRNGAKIVCVDQKGYGSALMGGIKAAKGEYVIMGDADDTYDFSALMPFVEKLREGFEMVVGNRFLGGIEDGAMPFLHKYLGNPVLTSIGRIFFKSPCKDFHCGLRGFSREAVLRLGANCPGMEFASELIVKAHLNNLKITEVPTTLSKSGRSRPPHLNTWRDGWRHLRFLLLYCPRWLFFYPGVLLIMLGIALGVPLLFTEISVGFFVLDIHTLFFASVFFIIGYQSLIMSAISRVYAAQVGVLPEIRKFRNITSRFDLEKVLIAGTLVFFAGAILSLYSVVRWHQFSGLGDFDPRIGFRILIPAFTLIITGVQTMLTSFVLELLSVKKGGYSS; encoded by the coding sequence ATGGAGTTATCGATTGTGATTCCGTGCCTTAATGAATCAGAAACACTTGAAATATGTATTCAGAAAGCACTTAATTTTCTCCGCAGGCATAATATCGACGGTGAAGTTATTGTGGCTGACAACGGTTCCATCGACGGCTCTTTGGATATAGCGCAGCGTAATGGTGCAAAAATAGTATGTGTTGATCAAAAAGGCTACGGCTCAGCATTGATGGGCGGTATAAAGGCGGCGAAGGGAGAGTATGTTATCATGGGGGATGCTGACGATACTTACGATTTTTCGGCCCTTATGCCCTTTGTCGAAAAACTGCGGGAAGGATTTGAAATGGTCGTGGGTAACCGTTTTCTGGGGGGAATTGAAGACGGTGCAATGCCATTTTTGCATAAATATCTTGGTAATCCAGTGCTTACCTCGATCGGTAGGATATTTTTTAAAAGCCCGTGCAAAGATTTTCACTGCGGACTTAGAGGATTCTCGCGGGAGGCGGTGTTGCGTCTTGGAGCGAATTGCCCTGGAATGGAATTCGCTTCCGAATTAATCGTCAAAGCACATCTTAACAATCTGAAAATAACCGAAGTCCCTACAACACTCTCCAAGAGCGGAAGAAGCAGACCGCCGCACCTAAATACTTGGCGAGATGGCTGGCGTCACCTTCGATTTTTACTGCTTTACTGTCCGCGATGGCTCTTTTTTTATCCGGGAGTACTTTTGATTATGCTGGGTATAGCCCTCGGGGTTCCACTGTTATTTACAGAGATATCAGTGGGCTTTTTTGTGCTTGATATTCATACATTATTTTTTGCTTCAGTTTTTTTTATTATCGGTTACCAGTCCCTCATTATGTCAGCTATCAGTCGTGTGTATGCTGCACAGGTCGGTGTTTTACCGGAAATTAGAAAATTTCGTAATATTACTAGCCGATTTGATTTAGAAAAAGTTTTAATTGCTGGCACGCTTGTTTTTTTTGCCGGGGCCATTTTGAGCTTATATTCCGTGGTTCGCTGGCATCAGTTCTCTGGACTTGGTGATTTTGATCCCCGTATAGGGTTTCGTATCCTAATTCCCGCATTCACCCTGATCATTACTGGGGTACAGACAATGCTGACTTCTTTTGTTCTGGAACTTCTCTCTGTGAAAAAAGGTGGCTATTCCAGTTGA
- a CDS encoding EI24 domain-containing protein — MKNTIKAFKVGHEVLWKHGQWRRLRLPIALSVLLVPLSIAGFFALGWELSDYLQHLLFPNQTWTEWIGFAVWIALSVVAAGPLYIIFRSLVLLMFTPFLDLLAEEAECILTGKPAPAGQSIPASLMRLSLILLVTVLASVLVVIAGFALSALPVIGALLSGAVVFFFQMFLSSAAFVDPYLDRRGMTPKQTVTLLWSKKTEMFFFGAAGLLLTMIPIIGWFIGPTYSVISGVALGVLLFEENQDNTLP, encoded by the coding sequence ATGAAAAACACCATAAAAGCCTTTAAAGTCGGCCACGAAGTCCTCTGGAAGCACGGACAATGGAGACGGCTCCGTCTGCCCATCGCCCTATCCGTTCTGCTGGTTCCGCTTTCCATAGCAGGCTTTTTTGCGCTGGGCTGGGAACTGTCCGATTATCTCCAGCACCTGCTCTTCCCAAACCAAACCTGGACCGAATGGATCGGCTTTGCAGTCTGGATAGCCCTAAGCGTGGTAGCGGCGGGGCCGCTGTACATCATCTTCCGCAGTCTTGTGCTGCTGATGTTCACCCCTTTTCTCGACCTCCTCGCCGAAGAGGCGGAATGCATTCTTACCGGCAAACCTGCTCCTGCCGGACAAAGCATCCCGGCCTCGTTAATGCGGCTGTCCCTGATCCTGCTGGTCACAGTGCTGGCGTCCGTGCTGGTCGTTATTGCCGGGTTCGCGCTGTCTGCTCTCCCGGTTATAGGTGCGCTTCTTTCCGGTGCTGTGGTCTTTTTCTTCCAGATGTTTCTGAGCAGTGCCGCTTTTGTCGATCCCTACCTGGATCGTCGCGGCATGACCCCCAAGCAAACCGTTACCCTACTGTGGAGCAAAAAAACAGAGATGTTCTTTTTCGGTGCTGCCGGTCTGCTCCTCACCATGATCCCGATTATTGGCTGGTTTATCGGGCCGACCTATTCTGTGATCAGTGGTGTTGCCCTTGGAGTGCTGCTCTTTGAAGAAAACCAAGACAATACCTTGCCCTAA
- the thrC gene encoding threonine synthase gives MKYISTRGGIEPIAFDQAVMMGLARDGGLLLPEILPSVSAQKLDAWKNLHYQGLALEVLDLFSGDMPRLDLDDLVERSYSTFRHPQITPVRKTGDLYIMELFHGPTLAFKDVALQLLGNLFEYELKKSGGFMNIIGATSGDTGSAAIYGVRGKKGINIFILHPHGRTSPIQALQMTTVTDANVFNLAVNGTFDDAQAIVKELFSDLEFKDQYQLGAINSINWARVLAQVVYYVFAFLKLRKQGFDSVDFSVPTGNFGDIFAGYVAKQLLPEGCINRLILATNSNDILTRFVKNGDYSIAGDVTPTYSPSMDIQIASNFERYLYYLHGQDGSKVKADMETFAATGRVDLSAFGEQATRDFASHSVSEEETIATIRQYYQEHDYLLDPHTAVGVRAAQELKQDRPVVCLATAHPAKFGEAVQKAIGQEVELPPALAGLAGKESRCEILDADIALIREYVEENALEG, from the coding sequence ATGAAATATATAAGCACTAGGGGCGGGATAGAACCCATTGCATTTGATCAGGCAGTTATGATGGGCCTTGCGAGAGACGGGGGCTTGCTGCTCCCGGAAATCTTGCCTTCCGTGTCGGCACAGAAGCTGGATGCCTGGAAGAATCTTCATTATCAGGGCCTTGCCCTGGAGGTGTTGGATCTGTTCTCCGGCGATATGCCGCGCCTGGACCTGGACGATCTGGTTGAGCGGTCTTATAGTACTTTCCGGCATCCTCAGATCACGCCGGTGCGCAAGACCGGTGATCTCTATATCATGGAGCTTTTTCACGGCCCGACCTTGGCCTTTAAAGACGTGGCCTTGCAGCTGCTCGGCAACCTGTTTGAGTACGAGCTGAAAAAGAGCGGCGGTTTCATGAATATCATCGGAGCTACTTCCGGTGATACCGGCAGTGCAGCGATTTACGGGGTTCGGGGAAAAAAGGGAATCAATATTTTTATCCTCCATCCGCACGGACGCACCAGCCCGATTCAGGCTCTCCAAATGACCACGGTCACGGATGCCAATGTCTTTAACCTTGCTGTCAACGGCACGTTTGATGATGCCCAAGCCATAGTTAAAGAGCTATTCAGTGATTTAGAGTTTAAGGATCAGTATCAGCTAGGTGCGATCAACTCCATCAACTGGGCTCGGGTGCTGGCGCAGGTGGTCTACTATGTCTTTGCTTTTCTCAAATTGCGCAAACAGGGCTTTGACTCGGTGGATTTTTCCGTGCCTACGGGGAATTTCGGCGATATCTTTGCTGGCTATGTGGCCAAGCAGCTGTTGCCAGAGGGCTGCATTAACCGCTTGATCCTGGCCACCAATTCCAATGATATTCTGACCCGCTTTGTCAAGAACGGCGATTATTCCATTGCTGGGGATGTGACCCCGACCTACAGCCCGTCTATGGATATCCAGATTGCTTCCAATTTTGAGCGTTACCTCTATTATCTGCATGGTCAGGACGGCAGCAAGGTCAAGGCGGATATGGAAACCTTTGCCGCCACCGGTCGCGTGGACCTTTCCGCCTTTGGGGAGCAGGCTACCCGTGATTTTGCCTCGCATTCCGTGTCTGAGGAAGAGACCATTGCCACGATCCGCCAATACTATCAGGAGCATGACTATCTGCTTGATCCTCATACGGCGGTGGGTGTCCGGGCCGCGCAGGAGCTGAAGCAGGACCGACCTGTAGTCTGCCTTGCCACGGCTCATCCGGCGAAATTCGGCGAGGCTGTACAAAAGGCCATCGGTCAGGAGGTCGAGTTGCCGCCCGCCTTGGCCGGGTTGGCAGGGAAGGAGAGTCGCTGCGAGATCCTGGATGCGGATATTGCCTTGATTCGGGAGTATGTGGAGGAGAATGCGCTGGAGGGGTGA
- a CDS encoding zf-TFIIB domain-containing protein, whose product MNCPVCNNTLTQVTIENIQLDVCKDGCGGIWFDRFELQKMDEPHEFTEEHLLDILGKESQRKTDTSQRLHCPKCRDVVMMRHFHSVKREVEVDQCPKCNGYWLDDKELFKIRRQFKTEEEKTKAAKKYFSGIFDGDLTAMKQESNEKAEQSQHIANMFRLITPSYYFSKLKK is encoded by the coding sequence ATGAATTGTCCTGTATGCAACAACACACTCACTCAAGTAACCATTGAAAACATCCAATTGGATGTCTGCAAAGACGGCTGCGGTGGGATCTGGTTTGATCGCTTTGAGCTGCAAAAAATGGATGAGCCGCATGAGTTTACAGAGGAACATCTCCTCGACATACTCGGCAAAGAATCACAGAGAAAGACAGATACGTCGCAAAGGCTTCATTGTCCGAAATGCCGGGATGTTGTCATGATGCGCCATTTCCACAGCGTCAAACGAGAAGTCGAAGTTGATCAATGCCCGAAATGTAACGGCTACTGGCTGGATGACAAAGAGCTGTTCAAAATTCGCCGACAGTTCAAAACCGAAGAAGAAAAAACCAAGGCGGCCAAAAAGTATTTTTCCGGGATTTTTGACGGGGATCTGACGGCAATGAAACAAGAGAGCAATGAAAAGGCGGAACAGTCTCAGCATATTGCCAATATGTTTCGTCTCATCACGCCGAGCTATTATTTTTCAAAGCTCAAGAAGTAA